A single window of Cytobacillus dafuensis DNA harbors:
- the ssb gene encoding single-stranded DNA-binding protein gives MMNRVVLVGRLTKDPDLRYTPNGVAVASFTLAVNRTFTNQQGEREADFINCVVWRKAAENVANFLKKGSLAGVDGRIQTRSFEGQDGKRVYITEVMAESVQFLEPRNSARAEGGNFGAPRDQDFPFGNNNNQNQQNNRNNQGYTRVDNDPFANDGGQIDISDDDLPF, from the coding sequence ATGATGAACCGCGTTGTTCTTGTCGGACGTTTGACAAAGGATCCTGATCTACGATACACACCAAATGGAGTAGCGGTTGCTTCATTCACTCTTGCTGTTAATCGTACATTTACGAACCAACAGGGTGAACGAGAAGCTGATTTTATTAACTGTGTTGTTTGGAGAAAGGCAGCTGAAAATGTAGCGAACTTCTTAAAGAAGGGAAGCCTTGCAGGTGTTGATGGAAGAATTCAAACTCGCAGCTTTGAAGGTCAGGATGGAAAACGTGTATATATAACAGAGGTTATGGCTGAAAGTGTTCAATTCCTCGAGCCGCGTAATAGCGCTCGAGCAGAAGGTGGAAATTTCGGTGCACCTAGAGATCAGGATTTCCCATTTGGAAATAACAATAATCAGAATCAACAAAATAACAGAAATAATCAAGGGTATACACGTGTAGATAACGATCCATTTGCAAATGACGGTGGCCAAATCGACATTTCAGATGATGATCTGCCGTTCTAA
- the rpsR gene encoding 30S ribosomal protein S18 — translation MGGRRGGRAKRRKVCFFTANGITHIDYKDVDLLKKFISERGKILPRRVTGTNAKYQRKLTVAIKRARTMALLPYVAGE, via the coding sequence ATGGGAGGACGTAGAGGCGGCCGTGCAAAGCGCCGTAAAGTTTGCTTCTTTACTGCAAACGGAATCACTCACATCGATTACAAAGATGTAGATTTACTAAAAAAATTCATCTCTGAGCGCGGTAAAATTTTACCTCGCCGTGTAACTGGTACAAACGCTAAATACCAACGTAAATTAACTGTTGCGATTAAGCGTGCACGTACTATGGCATTATTACCATATGTTGCAGGTGAATAA
- a CDS encoding methyl-accepting chemotaxis protein, with translation MLKSIKAKIILLFVLLLIVTLSTVSVFVGYQTKSQFEEDVVQQTKSIVSEMNNTIELFAKSYSNSIQYLAASQQVLDFVKFAENTENSQASADLEKEFKNFIDKYESVTSIYAASENNLKIIPAADLGSDFDPTTRDWYKNAAANPGEIIWSEPYEDPASKSYVVTASYAVKEGSKVIGVVGLDIQLKNITNMISKLEIGYNGYPFIFSKEGVAIVHPSKQSENLSDLPFIKTMYEDQDGEGVVDYEFEDDDKLLVYHTVPSTSWKIGTAYSYKDLLESAKSIQIDILIISIIALVIAVVVTYYVSAKITKPIFILKKAVKQVADGNLTVKANISSKDEIGELSLDFNDMVDNMKSLLTVVQTSVNNVTISAESLSAVSEETNASNEEIAAAINEIAKGATQSATEAETAHTLSGQLNNQINDISHHTGQMNSLAEKADEINRSGINQISQLKGSFETSKGFLDSMENVIHDLENKIKQIEMVLSTITDISSQTNLLALNASIEAARAGEHGKGFAVVAEEVRKLAEQSVVATDEVKKTITDIQNGALLAVDSMSKTMETFDQQSKVVHETEMNFHSISDLVEKMKKSIIYIYSQVDQVTENTGEVVSSIQSMAAMSEEAAASCEEVSASTDEQVKAFQTVAESAEKLTELSNELEAVVNKFKLK, from the coding sequence ATGCTTAAATCAATTAAAGCCAAAATTATTTTATTATTTGTCCTGCTCTTAATTGTCACTTTGTCAACTGTTTCGGTTTTTGTCGGCTACCAAACAAAATCACAGTTCGAAGAAGATGTTGTTCAGCAAACAAAAAGTATTGTCTCAGAAATGAATAATACAATTGAATTATTTGCTAAGTCTTATTCAAATAGCATTCAGTATTTAGCTGCATCTCAGCAAGTATTAGATTTTGTAAAATTTGCAGAAAATACTGAGAACAGCCAAGCATCAGCAGATTTAGAAAAAGAATTTAAAAATTTCATTGATAAGTATGAGAGTGTCACTTCCATTTATGCAGCAAGCGAAAATAATTTAAAAATCATTCCGGCTGCTGATTTAGGCTCAGATTTTGATCCAACAACAAGAGATTGGTATAAAAATGCAGCCGCTAACCCAGGTGAAATTATTTGGAGTGAGCCCTATGAGGACCCAGCTTCAAAGAGTTATGTGGTGACTGCTTCCTATGCTGTCAAAGAAGGCTCTAAAGTCATTGGGGTTGTTGGATTAGATATCCAACTAAAGAATATTACGAATATGATCAGTAAATTGGAAATAGGCTATAATGGCTATCCATTTATTTTTTCAAAAGAAGGAGTAGCAATTGTTCATCCTTCTAAACAGAGTGAAAACCTTTCGGACCTTCCTTTTATTAAGACTATGTACGAGGATCAGGACGGGGAGGGCGTTGTTGACTATGAATTTGAAGACGATGATAAGCTACTTGTTTATCATACGGTTCCAAGTACTTCATGGAAGATTGGAACAGCTTATTCCTATAAAGATCTGCTCGAGAGTGCAAAGAGCATTCAAATAGACATCTTGATTATCTCTATCATTGCGCTCGTTATTGCAGTTGTTGTTACCTATTATGTATCAGCGAAGATTACGAAACCAATTTTCATCTTGAAAAAGGCTGTTAAGCAAGTGGCAGATGGAAATTTAACGGTGAAAGCAAATATCTCTTCTAAAGATGAGATAGGCGAATTAAGCCTCGATTTTAACGATATGGTTGATAATATGAAATCATTGCTGACAGTTGTTCAAACATCCGTTAATAATGTAACCATATCAGCTGAAAGCTTAAGTGCTGTATCTGAAGAAACGAATGCTTCCAATGAGGAAATTGCAGCTGCCATTAATGAAATTGCCAAAGGGGCTACACAGTCTGCAACGGAGGCGGAAACAGCCCATACGTTATCAGGTCAATTAAATAATCAAATTAATGATATTAGTCATCATACAGGTCAAATGAATTCTTTGGCTGAGAAAGCGGATGAAATAAATCGTTCTGGTATCAATCAAATTAGCCAATTAAAAGGATCGTTCGAAACATCGAAGGGCTTCCTTGATTCAATGGAAAATGTTATTCATGACTTAGAGAATAAAATAAAACAAATTGAAATGGTATTGTCCACAATTACAGATATAAGCTCGCAAACGAATTTATTAGCGTTAAATGCAAGCATTGAAGCAGCTCGCGCTGGCGAACATGGAAAAGGGTTTGCAGTTGTGGCTGAAGAGGTTAGAAAGCTTGCAGAGCAGTCTGTTGTAGCAACAGATGAAGTGAAGAAAACGATCACGGATATTCAAAATGGTGCACTCTTAGCCGTGGATTCGATGAGCAAAACAATGGAAACCTTTGATCAGCAATCAAAGGTTGTTCATGAAACCGAAATGAATTTCCACTCTATATCTGATCTAGTTGAGAAAATGAAGAAGTCTATCATCTATATTTATTCTCAGGTTGATCAAGTGACTGAAAATACGGGTGAAGTTGTAAGCAGCATTCAAAGCATGGCAGCCATGTCAGAAGAGGCTGCAGCGTCTTGTGAGGAAGTGAGTGCCTCTACGGATGAGCAAGTCAAAGCCTTCCAAACAGTTGCAGAATCAGCAGAGAAATTAACAGAGCTTAGTAATGAATTAGAAGCAGTAGTGAATAAATTTAAGCTGAAATAG
- the rpsF gene encoding 30S ribosomal protein S6 — MRKYEIMYIIRPNIEDEAKKALIERFNSILTENGAELNEAKDWGKRRLAYEINDFRDGYYQLVNVNAEATAVDEFSRLAKISEDIIRHIVIKDEK; from the coding sequence ATGAGAAAGTACGAAATTATGTACATCATCCGCCCAAATATTGAAGATGAGGCTAAAAAAGCTCTAATTGAGCGTTTTAACTCAATCTTAACTGAAAATGGTGCGGAATTGAATGAAGCAAAAGATTGGGGTAAGCGCCGTTTAGCTTACGAAATCAATGATTTCCGCGATGGCTACTACCAATTAGTAAATGTTAATGCTGAAGCTACAGCTGTTGACGAGTTCTCTCGTTTAGCGAAAATCAGCGAAGACATTATCCGTCATATCGTAATTAAAGATGAGAAATAA